CGCGTGGGCGGCAGCCGCTCCCCCGGCGCCAACCGCCCGCCCCGCACCGCCTCGAGCAGCGCGCGGTAGAGCGCCGTCGTCCGGTCCCCGCGCACGCTGAGGTCGACCACCAGGTCCCCCAGCTCCCGCACGTCCGCAGCCTGGCACGCACCACCGACAGGCGGGCCCGCTCGGCGCGCCGAACCGTCCCGCGGGTCGAGCGGAGCGAGCCCCTGGGCGAGCCAGCGAGGCCCGCGGGACGGTTCGTCAGAGCGCGCCGAGCACGCCCGAGCGGAGCGAGGGCCCTCGAGTGCAGCAATACTGCACCGGTGCTCATCTCCGACTCGCACCGGTTCCTCTTCGTGCACGTGCAGAAGACCGGCGGGTCGACCATCGACAACGGGCTCACCGCGGCCCTGGGCGACGTGCGACGCATCTCGGCGGCCAACCGGCACGCCCCGCTGGACCGGCTGCTGCAGCTCGAGCCGGGGCTGGCGTCGTACTGGACGGCCGGCTTCGTGCGGAACCCGTGGGCCCGGATGCTCTCGTGGTGGCGGATGATGGAGCGCTTCCGCGAGGGCGCCGCGGCCGGCAACGAGCGCCACGTGGAGCACCTCCAGCGCAACCGGTTCATCGCCTCGATCCTCGAGGCGCACCCCGACTTCGAGTCGTTCATCATGCACGCGCCGGACGAGCACCCACGGCTGCGCAAGCCCCAGGTGGCCTTCCTCAACAACGACCAGAAGCGCGCCGACTTCACCGGTCGCCAGGAGAGCCTCGAGGCCGACCTGCACCACATCTACGACCACCTCGGGCTGCCGTGGGCCGGGCTGCAGAGCGTCAACATCGACCCGGGTCGGCCCGACTACCGCGACGTCTACAGCGAGCGGACCAGGAAGCGGGTGGCCGAGCTGTTCGAGGCCGACCTGCGTGCGTACGGGTACGAGTTCTAGCGCGGCGGTTGAAATGCCCTCGGGGCGGGAACCGTGCACCCATGTCCACCGCACCTCTCGCCCGGCAGCCGCTCGCCACGGCTCTGGCCGGCGCGCTGCTGGCGTTGGGCGTCACGGGTGCGGCGTGGGCCATCGACGCCGCCGCCCCGGCGCCTGCGCCGCCGGCGCAGACCGCACCTGCTGGCCGCTGACCGCGAGGACTGACCCGTGGTCGACGACGCGCGCCCTGCTGCCGGCTCCGTGGGAGACGACGACGAGACCGTCGTCGCCGACATGGCCGCACTGCTCGGGGCCGGGCGCTCGACCGGGGTCGTGGCCGAGCGCTACGAGCTGACCACGCGCCTGGGCGAGGGCGGCGTCGCCGTCGTCCACGAGGCGCAGGACCGCCGCCTGGACCGCCGGGTCGCGGTCAAGCTGCTCCGTGACACCGCGACGAGCGCGGAGGACCGCGCCCGGTTCGCCGACGAGGCCCGCCTGCTCGGCCGGCTGTCGCACCCCGGCCTGGTGCGCGTGCTCGACGCGGGCATCGACGGTGACCGCCCCTACCTCGTGCTCGAGCTGGTGCGCGGCCGCTCGCTGGCCGAGGCCATGGACGACGGGCTGGACGCCGACGAGGTCGCGCGCATCGGCGCCGAGGTGGCCGACGCCCTGGCCCACGTCCACGCGGCCGGCATCGTGCACCGCGACGTCAAGCCCGGCAACGTCCTGCTCGACCAGGACGGCACGGCCAAGCTGGCCGACTTCGGGATCGCCCGCCTGGTCGACGACACCGTCCACCACACGCGCACCGGCTTCCTGGTCGGCACCGTCGCCTACCTCAGTCCCGAGCAGGTCGCCGGTGAGCCGGTCAGCACCGCGGTCGACGTCTACTCCCTCGGCCTGGTCCTGCTCGAGGCGCTCACCGGCGTCCGGGCGTACGCCGGCTCGTCGGTCGAGAGCGCGTTCGCCCGCCTGGCCCGCCAGCCCGAGGTCCCGACCACCCTGCCCGCGGCCTGGACCGCGCTGCTCACGCAGATGACGGCCCGCGACCCCCTCGCCCGCCCGAGCGCCGCCGAGGTCGCCGAGCGGATCCGCGCCGTCCGCCGAGGCGACGTCGTCCCCGGGCTCGCCCACCCGGTGGCCCGCCCGGTCGCCCCGCCCGCCGTCGCCGCTCCGCGCCGCCGCTCGGCGCTGGTCGCCGTCGCGGTCGCCGCGCTGCTCGCCGTCGGCGGCCTCACCTGGTCGATCTGGCCCACCGACGCCGCGCCCCCCCGCGGCCGCCGCCGACCGACCCCGCGCCGGGTCCGCGACACCCGAGCCCAGCCAGGCCGCGGCCCCGACGCCCGAGGCCGCCGCCGTCGTACCCGCTGTCGCGCCGCAGCCCACCCCGACGAGGGCCAGGACGCCGCGGGCGGAGCACCACGCTGGCAAGGGCAAGCACCACCACGCGAAGAAGAAGCACCACAAGACGCACAAGACGCACAAGCCCCACGGACCCGGCAAGCACAAGCCGGGCAAGCCCGGCAAGGCCAAGGGCCACCACAAGCACCACCGCTGAGCACACCACCGGCCAACCTGGCTGTGCTGGAGTGACGTCGTGTACCCCGGCCTCTTCGCCCAGACCACCCCCGACAAGCCGGCCGTGGTCATGGCCGACACCGGCGAGACGCTGACCTACGCCGAGCTCGAGGACCAGTCCATCCGCCTCGCGCACGTCTTCCGCGACGCCGGCCTGGGGCACGGCGACGCGGTCGCGCTGCTGAGCGAGAACAGCCCGCTCTTCCTCGTGGCCTACTGGGCGGCGCTGCGCAGCGGGCTCTACCTCGTGGCGCTCAACCACCACCTCACCGCCGACGAGCAGGCCTACGTCCTCGACGACTCCGGCGCCCAGCTGCTCCTCGCCTCGGCCGCGCAGGCCGAGCGCGCCACGGCGATCGCGAGCCGCGCGCCCGCCGTACGCACCGTGCTGCTCGGCGCCGAGGTCCTCGACGCGATCGCGTCGGTCCCGGCCGAGCCGCTCGAGCACCAGCCGGCCGGCTCGGACATGCTCTACTCCAGCGGCACCACCGGCTTCCCGAAGGCGGTCAAGCCGCCGCTCAAGGACCACCAGGTCGACGAGCCCGGCAACACCTACGTCGCGCTGTTCCCGGCCATGTTCGGCTTCGACGCCGAGACCGTCTACCTCTCCCCCGCACCGATGTACCACGCGGCGCCCCTGCGCTTCTGCATGGTCATCACCGCGACGGGCGGGACGGTCGTGATGATGCCACGCTTCGACGCGGAGGAGGCGCTGGCGCTCATCCAGGAGCACCGGGTCACCCACAGCCAGTGGGTGCCGACGATGTTCGTGCGGATGCTCAAGCTCCCCGACGCCGTGCGTGCGGCGTACGACGTGTCCTCGATGCGGGTGGCCATCCACGCGGCCGCGCCGTGCCCGGTCGAGGTCAAGCAGCGGATGATCGAGTGGTGGGGGCCGGTGCTCTACGAGTACTACGCCGCCACCGAGGCCATCGGGCTGACCTGGATCACGCCGCAGGACTGGCTGACCCACCCGGGCTCGGTCGGCCGCTCCGCGCTCGGCGTCCTGCACGTGGTCGACCCGGACTCACCGGACCAGGAGGAGCTGCCGGTCGGCGAGACCGGGCTCGTCTACTTCGAGCGCGACGTGATGCCGTTCGCCTACCACCACGACCCGGACAAGACCCGCGAGGCGCAGCACCCGCACCACGACAACTGGGCGACCACGGGCGACATCGGCCGGGTCGACGAGGAGGGCTTCCTCCACCTCACCGACCGTCGTGCGTTCATGATCATCAGCGGCGGCGCGAACATCTACCCGCAGGAGGTCGAGAACGCTCTCGCCCTGCACCCGGCGGTCTACGACGTCGCGGTGATCGGCGTGCCCGACGACGACATGGGTCAGGTGGTCAAGGCCGTCGTCGTCCCGGCCGAGGACGCCACTCCCGGGCCGGAGCTCGAGCGTGCGCTCATCGACCACGTCCGCGCCCGCATCGCACACGTCAAGGCGCCGCGCTCGGTCGACTTCGTGGCCGACCTGCCGCGCACGCCGACCGGCAAGCTGGTCAAGCGACGGCTGGTCGAGCAGTACCTCTAGTAGGCCGGCGCGGGGGCCGGGGCCGGCTCCATCAGCTGGGTGAGGGAGTACTCGGTGATCTTGATCAGCGCGTTCTTGCACGACTCGCGGTCGCGGGCGTCGATCTCGATCATCGGCACGTGCTCGGGGACCGCCAGCGCCGCGCGGATCTCGTCGAGCGGGTAGCGGGTGGCGTTGTCGAACATGTTGACCGCCACGATGAACGGCAGCCCCTTGGACTCGAAGTAGTCCAGCGGCGAGAACGCCTCGTCGAGCCGGTTGGTGTCGACCAGCACGATCGCGCCGATGGCGCCCAGGCACAGGTCGTCCCACATGAACCAGAAGCGGCGCTGGCCCGGCGTACCGAACAGGTAGAGGACCAGGTCCTCGGCCAGCGTGATCCGCCCGAAGTCCATGGCGACGGTCGTCGTGGCCTTGGTGGGCACGGCCGCGAGGTCGTCGACGCCCTCGGACTCGTTGGTGACGAGAGCCTCGGTGCGCAGCGGCATGATCTCCGAGACCGACCCGACGAGGGTCGTCTTGCCCACGCCGAAGCCGCCGGCGACGACGATCTTCGTCGACGCAGCGGAGCGCTGAGCGCTAGAGCGTGCGTAGTCCACGGAGGGTCCTTTCGATGAGCTCTCGTCGCTCGTCGTGCGACGAATCAGCGGTGAGTGTTGCCTGCACCCGGACGAAGCCCTGCTCGATCAGGTCGCCCAGGAGCACCCGGGTGACGCCGATCGGCATGTGCACGTGCGCGGAGACCTCGGCGACCGAGCGCTTGTCGCACACGGCCAGGATCTGCGCCAGCTTGGGGTCGGTGGGCTCCCCGGTTCCCGACTCCCGGCGGAGCGTCGCCTCGAAGGGCAGCTCGACCTTGGGAGCCGTGCGCCCGCCGGTCAGCGTGTAGGGGCGGACGACGCGCGCGACGGGCGCGTCGTCCTCCGGCTCCCACGGCTGGGTCGGCAGTGCCATGACGGTCTCTGGTTCTCCCTCAGACGCCGCTGAGGTTCACGCGGGCGGTGGCCTGGACCATGCGGCCGACGCGGTCGACCAGGAGGGCCATCTCGTAGCCCACCTGCCCGATGTCGGCGGAGTCCTCGGTCAGGACGGCGAGGTGCGAGCCGTCGCCGACGCTCATGAGGAGCAGGTAGCCGTGCTGCATCTCGATCACGGTCTGCAGCACCGCACCGCCCTCGAAGAGCCGCGCCGCGCCCACGGCCAGGCTGGCCAGTCCGGAGGAGACCGCGGCGACCTGCTCGGCCCGCTCGTCGGGGAGGCTGAAGCTCTTGGCCATCAGCAGCCCGTCGGCGGAGACGAGGACCGCGTGCGCCGCGGACGGCACCTCGTCGACGAACTTGCTGACGAGCCAGTCGAGCCCGCGCTCGTCGGTCTCGGTGAGGTTCTCGGTCATGCGGGGCCTTCCTCGGTGGTGGTGACGGACTCGTCGACCGTGGCCGCGGAGCGACCACGAGAGACGCCCGCGGCGTGCGCGGCGAGCCGCGCCCGGATGGCCTCCGGGTCGCGCCGGACGATGGTGGGGGTGGGCGAGACGCCGCCCGGCACGAGCCGGTTGCCCGGCCGGCGCACCGGCAGCCCGGACTCGCGGCGCTGCAGGGGCGGCTTCTCCGCGACCTGCTCGGCGGCCTCCCAGCCGGCCTCGATCTCCGAGGTCGTCCACTCGCCGCCGTCCTCGTCAGTGCTGAGCCAGCGCGAGCGGAGGGTCTGGTAGAGCGGCGCGTCGGCCAGGTCGGTCTCGGCCACCGGCGTGCGCGAGTCGAGCAGGTCGTAGGCGCTCGCGGGGGCCGGCGGCGGGGCCGGTACGCCGGCCGCCGGGCTGGTCACCCAGCTCGCCACCGGCGCCGAGGCGTCGATCTCCGCGCTCTCGGCGTCCACCGGCTCCTCGACGACGGACTCCTCCGCGGCCGGAGCCTCCTCGGCCACCGGCGCCTCGGCGGGCTCCACGAGCTCCTCAGTGGGCTCCTCAGTGGACTGCTCAGTGGGCTCCGCGGCGGGCTCGTCGTGCTCGGCGGCATGGCCGTTCAGGCTGCCGTTCGCCACGCCGTTGACGGCGCCGTTGACGGCGCCGTTGACGCCGGGACGGTTCAGCGCGTGGAAGTTGCTGAACCCGTTGCGGCGCGGCAGCGCCGGCGCGTCGTCACCCGCCGGTGCGGGCGGGGCCGCGGCCATCCCGGTGAACGCCGCCAGCGCGGAGCCGGCCTGCTGGTCGGCCTCCTCGCGCAGCGCGTGCGGGTCGGCCTGGGCGGTCGCCTCGTCGATGGCCGCGAACGCCCCGGTCGGGGCGGCCGGCTCACGCTGCGGCAGGTCGCTGCCGGTGCCCTCCGCGGCCGGCGCCTCGGCGGCGGCGGTCTCGGTGGGCTCGGCGGTCTCGGCGGCTGGCTCGGCCGGCTGGTCGACAGCGTCGTCCTGGGCGGCCTCCTCGGCCTTGCGGGCCTGGAGCCGCTGGAACAGCGAGCCGCCGGTGGTGCCGACGGGCGCGGAGCCGGGCATCGGACCGCCGGACCGGGTCGCACCGGGCGAGCGCTGGGGCAGCCGGGTGACGGCGTTGATCGCGGCCGCGATCGGGTCCACGTCGGACCCGGCCGAGGCGGCCGGGGCGGCGGCAGCCGCGGGCTCGGACTCGACCGGAGCAGCCGGCGCGGGCGGCGCGGCCTGGGCCACCGGCTCGGGCCTGCGCAGCGGCAGCCCGGCCGGCGTCGAGGCCGGAGCCGCCGGAGCGACCGGCTCGACCGCGGGCGGCACCACGGTCGGGCGGGCGAACGGCTCGGCAGCAGGGGCGACCGGAGCCGCCGGAGCCGCCGGAGCCGCCGGAGCCGCCGGAGCGGCAGCGGCCGGAGCCTCGGGTGCGGCCGGCGCGTCGTTGCTCAGCTCCTCGCGGACCGGCTCGGCCTGGCGCAGCGAGGTCATGCTGCCCAGACCCGGGCGCTGCTTGGCGGCGGGAGCGGGCGCCGGGGCGCTCGCCGTACGCCGGAGCACGCTGGGCGGCAGCAGGACGGTGGCCGTCGTGCCGCCACGCGTGTTGCGCGCCAGCGAGACGGTGAGCGCGTGACGCTTGGCCAGCCGGCTGACCACGAGCAGGCCCATCCGGCGGGCGGTCTCGACGGTGACCTCGCCGCCGGAGCGGAGGTCGTCGTTGAGCGAGGCGAGGACGTCGGCGGCGATGCCCAGACCGCCGTCGCTGACCTCGACGACCACGCTGTCGCCGGCCATCTTGCTGGTGATCTTCACCGGCGCGGTGGGCGGCGAGAAGGCCAGCGCGTTGTCGACCAGCTCGGTCATGAGGTGCACGATGTCCGCGGCCGCGGCGCCGGTGACCTTCTCGGCAGGAGCGGCCTCGATCTGGACGCGCTGGTACTCCTGCACACCGGCCATCGCGGCCTGGAAGACGTCACCGAGCTCGAGGGCGTCGGAGTCGCTGGCCTGGACGGGGGCGTCGGCGAGGACCATGAGCGAGTCCGCTGTGCGACGCATGCGGGAGGCGAGGTGGTCGAGGCGGAACAGCGACTCGAGGCGCTGCGGGTCCTCCTCGTCCTTCTCCAGCCGCTCGATGAGGCTCAGCTGCTGGTTGATGAGGGAGTTGTTGCGGCGCGAGAGTGTCGAGAACATGTCGGCGACCTGCGAGCGCAGCCGCGCCTCCCCGGAGGCCAGGGTGACGGCCTGCCGGTTCATGTCGTCGACCGCGCGGGCCAGCTGGCCCATCTCCTCGTGCGTCGTGACGGGGATCGGCGTGATCTCGCCGGGCTCCTCGCCGGCGCGGATCCGGGCAACCATCGCGGGCAGCCGGTCGTTGGCGATCTCGAGCGCGCCCTCGCGCACCTGGCGGATCGGGTTCAGCAGCAGGCGCGAGACGAGCAGGGCCAGGAAGATCGCGGCCAGCAGCAGGGCCGCGGTGATGACGGCGTTGGCGATGGCCAGCGCACGGGCGTCGTTCGCGGCGCTGCTCAGGTTGCCGTCGATCTGGTTGAGCAGGGTGTTGCTCAGGTCGTCGTACGGCGTGAACGCCTCGGCGTCGCCCAGGTCGTGCTTGCCGCTGCGGATGACGCCGAAGTGCGCGGCGTTCTGCTGGTTCAGCGTCGAGACCTGCGGGTCGTCCGTGCCGAGGTAGGAGCCGAGGCGGTCGATGATGACCTGCTCGACGCCCAGCTCGGCGGCGAGGTCGACGTCGTTGATGTTCGCGGCCGGGCCGTAGGTCTGGAACTGCTGCATGGCCAGCGACACGCGGCCGTCCATGGCCTGTTGCAGCGCGGCCAGCTTGGGCTCGGGCTGGCGCTGCTCGGCGACGATCGCGTCGATGAGGCCGGTGATGCCGCGCTGGAGCTGGCGGACCTGGGCGACCGCACCGCCAGCGGAGGGGTACGCCGAGCCGTCGCGCAGCTGGGTGCTCAGTTTGAGGATGCTGTCGAAGCGGTTCTGCTGGGCCGCGCTGAGGTCGGCCGCACCGGCCGCGTCCTCGAGCCGCTGGGCGGCGGTGTTGACCGCCTCGATCGCGGAGGCGCGCTCGGGGTCGTCCAGCGCCGGCTTCTGCCGGGAGACGATGATCGCCTGCTCGGCCGAGGCGAGGTAGTCCAGCGCCGGGCGCAGGATCGTGACGTGCTTGGCGGTGGCGGAGTAGTTGTCGGACTCCGAGAGCTCCTTCTGCACCCGCAGGCCGCCGAAGGTGGCGGCCAGGAGCATCGGGATGGTCAGCGCCAGGGCCAGCTTGCGGCGCAGCGACCACTCCGGGAGCGCGATGGCGGACGCCATGCGTCCCGCGCTGCCGCGACGCTTCTCCTCAGACATGCCACCCACCCGGTTGAGTCGAGGTCGGTACGCCGTGGTCAGCGGCGACGGGACCGGTCCAGATCGCGTTCACAGTAGGTAGTGCTCCCCCCAGCCCGAGGCGGAATCGGGGAATGCCTCGGGTTTGTCCACCTTTCAGTCAACCTTGGTCTAGTCATGGCTGGCAATGGCCCTGACCCTCCGGTTGACCAGCGACGATGCGGCGAAGGGGCACCGCCGGAGTCGGCGGTGCCCCTTCGGGGTGGTCGTGCGACGGCGGCTGGGTGGCGGGTCAGCGCCAGCCGAGCTCGGGCGCCACGTGCTTGAGCACGCTCTCGATGACGTGGGCGTTGTAGTCCACGCCGAGCTGGTTCGGCACGGTGAGCAGCAGCGTGTCGGCCGCGGCGATCGCCTCGTCCTCGGCCAGCTCCTCGGCCAGCTGGTCGGGCTCGCCGGCGTAGGACTTGCCGAAGCGCGCCAGTCCTCCGTCGATCTGGCCGACCTGGTCCTGGCTGCTGCGGTCGTGGCCGAAGTACGCGCGGTCCATGTCGCTGACCAGCGGGAAGATGGAGCGGCTGACCGACACGCGCGGCTCGCGCTCGTGGCCGGCCGCCTTCCACGCGTCGCGGAACATCTGGATCTGCTCGGCCTGCAGCTGGTGGAACGGCACGCCGGTGTCCTCGGTGAGCAGGGTCGAGCTCATCAGGTTCATGCCCTGCTCGGCGGTCCACACGGCGGTGGACCGGCTGCCGGCGCCCCACCAGATCCGGTCGCGCAGCCCGGGGGCGTACGGCTCGACGCGGAGCAGGCCGGGCGGGTTGGGGAACATCGGGCGCGGGTTCGGCTCGGCGAAGCCCTTGCCCTCGATGACCTCGAGGAAGACCTGGGTGTGGTCGCGCGCCATGTCGGCGTGGTCGCGGCCTTCGCCGGGCTGGTAGCCGAAGTAGCGGAAGCCGTCGATGACCTGCTCCGGTGATCCGCGACTGATGCCGAGCTGGAGCCGGCCCTCGGCGATGAGGTCGGCGGCGCCGGCGTCCTCGGCCATGTAGAGCGGGTTCTCGTAGCGCATGTCGATCACGCCCGTGCCGAGCTCGATCCGCGCGGTCTTGGCGGCCGCGGCGGCCAGCAGCGGGAACGGCGAGGCGAGCTGGCGGGCGAAGTGGTGGACGCGGAAGTACGCACCGTCCGCGCCGAGCTCCTCGGCGGCGACCGCCAGGTCGATGGACTGCAGCAGGGCGTCGGAGGCCGACCGCGTCTGCGACTGGGGCGACGGGGTCCAGTGCCCGAAGGACAGGAAGCCGATGTTCTTCACGTTTCAACGAACGCCGCGGTGGCCCGGATGATTCCGCGGTAAGAGGTGGACCTAGCCTGTGCCCGTGACGGGCTCGTTCGCGCGCGGCGTGCGCCTCGGGGTGCCGTACGCCGCGGTGGGGCTCGTGCTCTCCATGTCCTTCGGGGTCCTCGCGCGCCAGGCCGGGTTCAGCGCCCTGCAGACCATCGTCACCGCACTGGTGGTGTTCGCGGGCTCGGCGCAGTTCGCGGCCCTGGCCGTGCTGACCGGCGGCGGCTCCGCGCTGGCCGCCGTCGCCGCCGGGACCCTGATGAACGGCCGGTTCCTGGCCATGGGCACCGCGCTCGCGCCGTCACTGCCCGGCGGCCCGGTCAAGCGGGCGCTGCAGGGCCAGACGATGGTGGACGCGTCGTGGGCGCTGGCCAACCGCGGCGACGGGACCTTCGACCGGTGGCTGCTGTTCGGCACCACGCTCCCGCAGTACGTCGGGTGGGCGCTCGGGACGGCGCTGGGCGCCTTCGGCGGCGACCTGCTCGGCGACACCGACCGCCTCGGGCTCGACGCGGTCTACCCGACGTTCTTCGTCGGCATCCTGCTGGCCGAGCTGCGCGACCCGCGCTCGCGGGTGGTCGCCCTGCTCGGCGCCGTGGTCGCGCTGGCCCTGGTGCCGTTCACCCCGCCCGGCGTACCGATCATGGCCGCCGCCACCGCCGCCCTCCTGGGGCTGCGCCGGTGACCATCTGGCTGGCCATCGGGCTGCTCGCCCTGACCACGGCGCTCATCAAGGCGGCCGGGCCGGTGGTCTTCGGCGGCCGGACACCGGGGCCGCGGTTCCTGGCCGTGGTGGCGATGATGGCACCCGCGCTGCTCGCGGCCCTGGTGGTGACCTCGGTCTTCGCCGACGGCCGCCACCTCGGGGTGGGGGCCGAGGTGGTCGGCGTCGCGGCCGGCGCGGTCCTGCTGTGGCGGGGCCGGTCGGTGGTCCTCGCGGTCGTCGTGGCGGTCGCGCTCACCGCCCTGGTGCGCGCCCTGTTCTGAGCCCGGCTCCCACCTCGTGCAGGTGCCGCAGCGCCTGGCGGTAGGAGTCGACCAGCGTGGTCTCCTCGTAGGCGACGCCGAGCTCGGCGCAGTACGCGCGGACGATCGGCTTGGCCAGCGGGAGGTTCGGCGTCGGCATGGCCGGGAAGAGGTGGTGCTCGATCTGGTGGTTGAGCCCGCCGAGGGCCACGTCGACCAGGCGGCCGCCGCTCACGTTGCGCGAGGTGAGCACCTGCTTGCGCAGGAAGTCCTCGGTGCCGTCCGGGTGCGGCATGCCCTTGTGGTTGGGCGCGAAGGTCAGCCCGAGGTAGACCCCGAACAGCGCCTGGTGCACCACCACGAAGGCCAGCGCCTGCAGGGGGCGAGCACGGCGAGCACGGCACCGACGTAGAGCACCGCGTGCACGGCCAGCAGCCCGCCCTCGAGCCGCGGCCGCTTGACCGTGCCGTCGCGCAGGGCGCGCACGCTGTCGCGCTTGAGCGAGATCCCGAGCAGCGTGAGCAGCGGGAAGAACAGGTAGGCCTGGTGCCTCGCCACGAACCCCCGCGCCCGCTCGGCGTCCCAGGCCAGCAGCCCGGGCCCGACGTCGGGGTCGAGGTCGTCGTGGTTGGGGTTGGCGTGGTGCGCCGTGTGCTTGGCCATCCAGTAGCCGTAGGACATGCCGATGACCAGGTTGCCCGCCACCAGCCCGGCGCGCGCGCTCGTGCGGTTGCTGCGGAAGACCTGGCGGTGCGCGAGGTCGTGCGCGACCAGCGCCACCTGCGCGAAGACCACCGCGAGGAACGCCGCCACCAGCAGCGTCCACCAACTCGCCCCGACCACGAAGAACGCCGACCAGCCGGCCACCAGCGCCGCCGCCACCGCGCCGATGCGCACCGTGTAGTAGCGGGGCCTGCGCTCCAGCAGCCCGGTCGCGTCGACGCGCCGGCGAAGTTCGGCGAAGTCGCTGCCAGTGCCGGCGGCTCGGGAGGGGCGGGCGGGGAGCGTCGAGGTCGTGGTCGCCATGCCCTCGAGCCTCTCGGCGTCCGGCGCCGCGGACAGGAGTGCCAGGACCCGAGCCGGGGTGGGGCCAGCACCACTGTCGGCGCCACCGCCTGTTCACCGAACCGCCGCAAAATCTCTCGTCTGCCGCTGGCCCCCCGCCGTACGCTGTGCGCGTGACCAGCCGCCTCGCCCCGTGCGTGCCGTGCCTCGAGGACGAGGCCCGCGCGCTCGGCGTCGCGTGTCGGTCCACCGCCGACCAGAGTTGACCGGAAGGAGGTCCAGCGGTGAGCGCCCAACAAGTCGCCCTG
This genomic window from Nocardioides anomalus contains:
- a CDS encoding sulfotransferase family 2 domain-containing protein, whose translation is MLISDSHRFLFVHVQKTGGSTIDNGLTAALGDVRRISAANRHAPLDRLLQLEPGLASYWTAGFVRNPWARMLSWWRMMERFREGAAAGNERHVEHLQRNRFIASILEAHPDFESFIMHAPDEHPRLRKPQVAFLNNDQKRADFTGRQESLEADLHHIYDHLGLPWAGLQSVNIDPGRPDYRDVYSERTRKRVAELFEADLRAYGYEF
- a CDS encoding serine/threonine-protein kinase yields the protein MVDDARPAAGSVGDDDETVVADMAALLGAGRSTGVVAERYELTTRLGEGGVAVVHEAQDRRLDRRVAVKLLRDTATSAEDRARFADEARLLGRLSHPGLVRVLDAGIDGDRPYLVLELVRGRSLAEAMDDGLDADEVARIGAEVADALAHVHAAGIVHRDVKPGNVLLDQDGTAKLADFGIARLVDDTVHHTRTGFLVGTVAYLSPEQVAGEPVSTAVDVYSLGLVLLEALTGVRAYAGSSVESAFARLARQPEVPTTLPAAWTALLTQMTARDPLARPSAAEVAERIRAVRRGDVVPGLAHPVARPVAPPAVAAPRRRSALVAVAVAALLAVGGLTWSIWPTDAAPPRGRRRPTPRRVRDTRAQPGRGPDARGRRRRTRCRAAAHPDEGQDAAGGAPRWQGQAPPREEEAPQDAQDAQAPRTRQAQAGQARQGQGPPQAPPLSTPPANLAVLE
- a CDS encoding acyl-CoA synthetase, which gives rise to MYPGLFAQTTPDKPAVVMADTGETLTYAELEDQSIRLAHVFRDAGLGHGDAVALLSENSPLFLVAYWAALRSGLYLVALNHHLTADEQAYVLDDSGAQLLLASAAQAERATAIASRAPAVRTVLLGAEVLDAIASVPAEPLEHQPAGSDMLYSSGTTGFPKAVKPPLKDHQVDEPGNTYVALFPAMFGFDAETVYLSPAPMYHAAPLRFCMVITATGGTVVMMPRFDAEEALALIQEHRVTHSQWVPTMFVRMLKLPDAVRAAYDVSSMRVAIHAAAPCPVEVKQRMIEWWGPVLYEYYAATEAIGLTWITPQDWLTHPGSVGRSALGVLHVVDPDSPDQEELPVGETGLVYFERDVMPFAYHHDPDKTREAQHPHHDNWATTGDIGRVDEEGFLHLTDRRAFMIISGGANIYPQEVENALALHPAVYDVAVIGVPDDDMGQVVKAVVVPAEDATPGPELERALIDHVRARIAHVKAPRSVDFVADLPRTPTGKLVKRRLVEQYL
- a CDS encoding GTP-binding protein, which translates into the protein MDYARSSAQRSAASTKIVVAGGFGVGKTTLVGSVSEIMPLRTEALVTNESEGVDDLAAVPTKATTTVAMDFGRITLAEDLVLYLFGTPGQRRFWFMWDDLCLGAIGAIVLVDTNRLDEAFSPLDYFESKGLPFIVAVNMFDNATRYPLDEIRAALAVPEHVPMIEIDARDRESCKNALIKITEYSLTQLMEPAPAPAPAY
- a CDS encoding DUF742 domain-containing protein — translated: MALPTQPWEPEDDAPVARVVRPYTLTGGRTAPKVELPFEATLRRESGTGEPTDPKLAQILAVCDKRSVAEVSAHVHMPIGVTRVLLGDLIEQGFVRVQATLTADSSHDERRELIERTLRGLRTL
- a CDS encoding roadblock/LC7 domain-containing protein, translated to MTENLTETDERGLDWLVSKFVDEVPSAAHAVLVSADGLLMAKSFSLPDERAEQVAAVSSGLASLAVGAARLFEGGAVLQTVIEMQHGYLLLMSVGDGSHLAVLTEDSADIGQVGYEMALLVDRVGRMVQATARVNLSGV
- a CDS encoding sensor histidine kinase, whose protein sequence is MASAIALPEWSLRRKLALALTIPMLLAATFGGLRVQKELSESDNYSATAKHVTILRPALDYLASAEQAIIVSRQKPALDDPERASAIEAVNTAAQRLEDAAGAADLSAAQQNRFDSILKLSTQLRDGSAYPSAGGAVAQVRQLQRGITGLIDAIVAEQRQPEPKLAALQQAMDGRVSLAMQQFQTYGPAANINDVDLAAELGVEQVIIDRLGSYLGTDDPQVSTLNQQNAAHFGVIRSGKHDLGDAEAFTPYDDLSNTLLNQIDGNLSSAANDARALAIANAVITAALLLAAIFLALLVSRLLLNPIRQVREGALEIANDRLPAMVARIRAGEEPGEITPIPVTTHEEMGQLARAVDDMNRQAVTLASGEARLRSQVADMFSTLSRRNNSLINQQLSLIERLEKDEEDPQRLESLFRLDHLASRMRRTADSLMVLADAPVQASDSDALELGDVFQAAMAGVQEYQRVQIEAAPAEKVTGAAAADIVHLMTELVDNALAFSPPTAPVKITSKMAGDSVVVEVSDGGLGIAADVLASLNDDLRSGGEVTVETARRMGLLVVSRLAKRHALTVSLARNTRGGTTATVLLPPSVLRRTASAPAPAPAAKQRPGLGSMTSLRQAEPVREELSNDAPAAPEAPAAAAPAAPAAPAAPAAPVAPAAEPFARPTVVPPAVEPVAPAAPASTPAGLPLRRPEPVAQAAPPAPAAPVESEPAAAAAPAASAGSDVDPIAAAINAVTRLPQRSPGATRSGGPMPGSAPVGTTGGSLFQRLQARKAEEAAQDDAVDQPAEPAAETAEPTETAAAEAPAAEGTGSDLPQREPAAPTGAFAAIDEATAQADPHALREEADQQAGSALAAFTGMAAAPPAPAGDDAPALPRRNGFSNFHALNRPGVNGAVNGAVNGVANGSLNGHAAEHDEPAAEPTEQSTEEPTEELVEPAEAPVAEEAPAAEESVVEEPVDAESAEIDASAPVASWVTSPAAGVPAPPPAPASAYDLLDSRTPVAETDLADAPLYQTLRSRWLSTDEDGGEWTTSEIEAGWEAAEQVAEKPPLQRRESGLPVRRPGNRLVPGGVSPTPTIVRRDPEAIRARLAAHAAGVSRGRSAATVDESVTTTEEGPA
- a CDS encoding LLM class flavin-dependent oxidoreductase translates to MKNIGFLSFGHWTPSPQSQTRSASDALLQSIDLAVAAEELGADGAYFRVHHFARQLASPFPLLAAAAAKTARIELGTGVIDMRYENPLYMAEDAGAADLIAEGRLQLGISRGSPEQVIDGFRYFGYQPGEGRDHADMARDHTQVFLEVIEGKGFAEPNPRPMFPNPPGLLRVEPYAPGLRDRIWWGAGSRSTAVWTAEQGMNLMSSTLLTEDTGVPFHQLQAEQIQMFRDAWKAAGHEREPRVSVSRSIFPLVSDMDRAYFGHDRSSQDQVGQIDGGLARFGKSYAGEPDQLAEELAEDEAIAAADTLLLTVPNQLGVDYNAHVIESVLKHVAPELGWR